Proteins from a single region of Tachysurus vachellii isolate PV-2020 chromosome 15, HZAU_Pvac_v1, whole genome shotgun sequence:
- the dclk1b gene encoding serine/threonine-protein kinase DCLK1b isoform X2, producing the protein MSSAAIILCSSDSLHCGSANGTAGSQLSTPRSGKSPSPSPTSPASLRRRRSSQHSGSSLSLASTKVCSSMDEGDGPASEAEVVEEGPQVPASITERYKVGRMIGDGNFAVVRECVERSTGREYALKIINKGKCRGKEHMIQNEVSILRRVKHPNIVLLIEEMDTYSELYLVMELVKGGDLFDAITSTNKYTERDASGMLYNLASAIKYLHSLNVVHRDIKPENLLVYEHQDGSKSLKLGDFGLATVVDGPLYTVCGTPTYVAPEIIAESGYGLKVDIWAAGVITYILLCGFPPFRGSSEDQEAMFDQILTGQLDFPLPYWDNVSDSAKDLITCMLQVDVEQRYTALHVLDHPWVNDDGLSENEHQLSVAGKIKKHFITGSKSSSTKPGVSVITTTALDKERQIFRRRRHQDVKSTTTHPSHSSFLSKPLAGPSLSPAEFTSESEDFSPSSAETVRSPTSPF; encoded by the exons ATGAGCTCAGCAGCTATAATACTCTGCTCCAGCGACTCGCTGCACTGTGGATCTG CTAATGGAACAGCAGGCAGTCAACTGTCTACGCCTCGCTCAGGCAAGTCCCCGAGTCCGTCTCCCACCAGTCCGGCCAGCCTCAGGAGACGGCGG AGCTCACAACACAGCggctcgtctctctctctggcttctACTAAAGTGTGCAGTTCCATGGATGAAGGTGACGGTCCTGCTAGTGAAG CTGAAGTGGTGGAGGAAGGCCCTCAGGTTCCTGCCTCTATAACTGAGAGATACAAGGTGGGGAGGATGATTGGAGACGGAAACTTTGCGGTGGTGAGAGAGTGCGTGGAGAGATCCACGGGCCGAGAGTACGCGCTCAAAATCATCAACAAGGGCAAATGCAGAGGCAAG GAACATATGATCCAGAATGAGGTGTCTATTCTGAGGAGGGTGAAACACCCCAACATAGTCCTGCTGATCGAGGAGATGGACACCTACAGTGAACTCTACCTGGTCATGGAGCTGGTCAAG GGTGGCGACCTCTTTGATGCGATCACATCCACAAATAAGTATACGGAGCGGGACGCCAGCGGGATGCTGTACAACCTGGCGAGCGCTATCAAGTACCTGCACAGCCTAAACGTAGTGCACAGAGACATCAAACCTGAGAACCTTCTG gtctaTGAGCACCAGGATGGCAGTAAGTCTCTGAAGCTGGGTGACTTTGGCTTGGCCACGGTGGTAGATGGACCTTTGTACACCGTGTGTGGCACCCCGACATACGTAGCTCCAGAAATCATTGCAGAGAGTGG GTACGGCCTGAAGGTGGACATCTGGGCGGCTGGTGTCATTACTTACATCCTGCTCTGCGGCTTTCCTCCTTTCCGTGG gagcagCGAAGATCAGGAGGCTATGTTTGATCAGATTCTCACAGGACAGCTGGATTTTCCTCTGCCATACTGGGACAACGTGTCCGATTCTGCGAAG GATCTCATCACGTGTATGCTGCAGGTGGATGTCGAGCAGAGATACACGGCTCTGCATGTTTTAGATCATCCGTGGGTCAAC GACGACGGCTTGTCTGAGAACGAGCATCAGCTGTCAGTGGCTGGAAAAATCAAGAAGCACTTCATCACAGGCTCCAAGTCCAGCAGCACAAAACCTGGCGTCTCTGTTATAACA ACCACCGCTCTTGATAAGGAGAGGCAGATTTTCAGACGAAGACGCCACCAGGATGTGAAGTCCACCACCACTCACCCTTCACACAGCAGCTTCCTGTCGAAGCCTCTAGCCGGCCCCAGCCTCTCCCCTGCAGAGTTCACCTCCGAGTCCGAGGACTTCTCGCCCAGCTCCGCCGAGACCGTGCGCTCCCCAACCTCACCGTTCTAA